The following are from one region of the Paenibacillus sabinae T27 genome:
- a CDS encoding MarR family winged helix-turn-helix transcriptional regulator: MDDREQLDEIVSSFRRISHSFQQLLWKDAEQFGITPAQLMVLRKLSLCSEMSVTELAERMYLGNSSVSGLVERMVKAELITRKRAEDDRRIFRLALTEKGKEIWEKSEVELRKHLLPLTHIPREDVKELLRIHGRIIEILEQGREQSEL; encoded by the coding sequence ATGGATGACAGGGAACAGCTTGACGAAATCGTGTCCTCCTTCCGGCGCATCAGCCATTCGTTTCAGCAGCTGCTGTGGAAGGACGCGGAGCAGTTCGGCATTACTCCCGCCCAGCTGATGGTGCTGCGCAAGCTTTCGCTTTGCTCGGAGATGTCGGTAACCGAGCTTGCGGAACGGATGTATCTCGGCAACAGCTCGGTGAGCGGACTGGTTGAACGGATGGTTAAGGCGGAATTGATTACAAGGAAGCGGGCGGAGGATGATCGCCGTATTTTCCGGCTCGCGCTGACAGAGAAAGGCAAGGAAATCTGGGAGAAGAGCGAAGTGGAGCTGAGGAAGCATCTGCTTCCGCTGACTCACATTCCCCGGGAAGACGTGAAGGAGCTGCTCCGGATTCATGGCCGGATTATTGAAATATTAGAACAAGGGAGAGAACAGTCAGAATTATGA
- a CDS encoding MFS transporter produces the protein MKKSTSGRDGVSVGYYRLFSAGMINGIGDRFSQVAMLSLILSLTGSGMAVGLSLGIRLLPSLVLAPLGGYLGGKLPRKAVMMTTDIARVPFALSFLWVTSGDRLWLLYAASFVLAAGEAIYAPVRKSSIPLLAERSALMRINGMEQLMTGCVLILGALTGGFVSHWLGPETAFVLNACSFLAAAAIISGISFPSSAPEGREEEVRGNESEPGNVSRRKGLASLVAGSLVLQTVLGYELLVPLVNGLDNVLISVYAIRVFYAGDIGVGAFYAALGAGLTLSFWAGGWIKRNFLTAALGGLLLEGLLLMGISAAGGFWAACGLYVLLSLASGIGGASLDTLLMRETPAKWQPVLFGLLTAVTNTLLGLSMLLAGWLLAGTDPRTLGFAGGACFAAIAIALGAYVWIRGGRGGEVSVPSRTL, from the coding sequence ATGAAAAAAAGTACGTCCGGCCGTGATGGCGTAAGCGTCGGCTATTACAGGCTGTTCTCCGCCGGGATGATCAACGGGATCGGGGATCGCTTCAGCCAGGTTGCAATGCTGTCGCTGATTCTAAGCCTGACCGGATCGGGCATGGCCGTAGGGCTGTCGCTTGGCATCCGGCTGCTTCCTTCCCTTGTGCTGGCCCCCCTCGGGGGATATCTGGGCGGAAAGCTGCCGCGCAAGGCCGTTATGATGACGACCGATATCGCCCGCGTTCCTTTCGCGCTCTCTTTCCTGTGGGTGACGAGTGGAGACCGGCTGTGGCTGCTCTACGCCGCCAGCTTCGTGCTCGCCGCGGGCGAGGCGATTTACGCGCCGGTCCGCAAATCATCGATACCGCTGCTTGCGGAGCGGAGCGCACTTATGCGGATTAACGGTATGGAGCAGCTGATGACCGGGTGTGTGCTGATTCTGGGGGCGCTGACGGGGGGATTCGTCTCCCATTGGCTCGGACCGGAGACGGCATTCGTGCTGAATGCATGCTCGTTTCTGGCTGCGGCGGCGATCATTTCCGGCATTTCGTTTCCAAGCAGCGCGCCGGAAGGCAGGGAAGAGGAGGTTCGGGGTAATGAGTCGGAGCCCGGCAACGTATCCCGCCGGAAAGGGCTGGCCTCACTGGTGGCCGGGAGCCTTGTTTTGCAGACGGTCCTTGGATATGAGCTGCTTGTTCCGCTGGTGAACGGGCTGGACAATGTGCTGATCAGCGTGTATGCCATCCGGGTGTTTTATGCCGGGGATATCGGGGTGGGGGCTTTTTATGCAGCGCTCGGCGCCGGGCTTACGCTCAGCTTCTGGGCCGGAGGATGGATCAAGCGGAACTTCTTGACGGCGGCGCTGGGAGGGCTGCTGCTGGAAGGTCTGCTGCTGATGGGAATCAGCGCGGCCGGAGGCTTTTGGGCTGCCTGCGGATTGTATGTGCTGCTGTCCCTGGCCTCGGGAATCGGCGGCGCTTCGCTCGACACGCTGCTGATGCGGGAGACGCCCGCCAAATGGCAGCCTGTATTGTTCGGGCTCCTCACTGCGGTGACCAATACACTGCTAGGCTTGTCCATGCTGCTGGCCGGTTGGCTGCTGGCCGGAACGGACCCCCGTACGCTTGGATTCGCGGGGGGCGCCTGCTTTGCCGCAATTGCGATTGCGCTGGGGGCATACGTATGGATCAGAGGCGGAAGGGGCGGGGAAGTCAGCGTTCCTTCGAGGACTCTTTAA
- a CDS encoding DHA2 family efflux MFS transporter permease subunit translates to MSTITANAAVAAKNIRRGPIIAALLIGAFVALLNQTLMNVALPKMMDSLGIEANTAQWLTTGFMLVNGVFVPVSAYLTEKFTTRTLFITAMSLFSIGTLVCALGPGFEVIMVGRVIQAAGAGILMPLMNIVFLMIFPIEERGKAMGLMAVAMIFAPAVGPTLSGWVVQNYSWRVLFYIVLPLAIFATLLGVKFMQNVTVKTSPKLDKPGVIFSTLGFGGLLYGLSDAGTDGWNSITVILSLTVGVIGLALLVWRELVTDKPMLEFRIFRYNMYSLTTVINIIVTMGMYSGMILLPLYLQKIRGFTPLESGVMLLPGAILMGIMSPITGMIFDKIGARWLTIVGLVITVITTWEFSQLTDSTTFTHLILTYTVRMFGLSMLMMPITTAGLNQLPQRLSSHGTAMANTLRTVAGALGMALFVTLMTNRTKSEITDAVVSGQISQADKLAFAKFSQEAMIHGITHAFVIATWVTVAGLALAFFIRKTSPQPDFLKTGNETVTEKE, encoded by the coding sequence ATGAGCACGATAACCGCAAACGCTGCAGTGGCGGCAAAAAATATCCGCAGAGGCCCGATCATCGCGGCGCTCCTGATCGGCGCGTTCGTCGCGCTGCTGAATCAGACGCTGATGAACGTCGCTCTGCCGAAGATGATGGACAGCCTTGGCATCGAGGCCAATACAGCCCAATGGCTGACCACCGGCTTTATGCTGGTGAACGGGGTATTTGTTCCGGTCAGCGCCTATCTTACCGAGAAGTTTACGACGCGCACCCTGTTTATTACGGCTATGTCCTTATTTTCAATCGGTACGCTGGTCTGTGCACTCGGGCCCGGCTTTGAGGTGATTATGGTCGGGCGGGTCATCCAGGCCGCGGGTGCCGGCATTCTGATGCCGCTGATGAACATCGTATTTCTGATGATCTTCCCGATCGAAGAGCGCGGCAAAGCGATGGGACTGATGGCGGTCGCCATGATTTTTGCGCCGGCCGTTGGCCCGACTCTCTCAGGCTGGGTTGTTCAGAACTATTCCTGGCGGGTGCTGTTCTATATTGTGCTGCCACTCGCTATTTTTGCCACGCTGCTGGGCGTGAAGTTTATGCAGAACGTGACGGTCAAGACATCGCCCAAGCTGGATAAGCCGGGAGTTATTTTCTCGACACTCGGGTTTGGCGGACTGCTGTACGGCTTAAGCGACGCGGGAACCGACGGCTGGAACAGCATCACGGTTATCCTCTCGCTGACTGTGGGTGTGATCGGACTCGCCCTGCTCGTATGGAGAGAACTGGTCACGGATAAGCCGATGCTCGAATTCCGCATTTTCCGCTACAACATGTATTCGCTCACCACCGTCATTAACATTATCGTCACGATGGGCATGTATTCCGGCATGATCCTGCTGCCGCTGTACCTGCAGAAGATCCGCGGATTTACACCGCTGGAATCCGGCGTCATGCTGCTGCCGGGAGCGATTCTGATGGGGATTATGTCTCCGATCACCGGCATGATTTTTGATAAAATCGGGGCCAGGTGGCTTACGATCGTCGGTCTGGTCATTACAGTCATTACGACATGGGAGTTCAGCCAGTTGACCGATTCGACCACGTTTACGCATTTGATTCTGACTTACACGGTGCGGATGTTCGGCTTGTCCATGCTGATGATGCCGATTACCACCGCCGGTCTGAACCAGCTGCCGCAGCGCCTCAGCTCGCACGGAACCGCGATGGCCAATACGCTGCGGACTGTAGCGGGGGCGCTCGGAATGGCGCTGTTTGTCACCTTAATGACGAACCGCACGAAGAGCGAAATTACCGACGCCGTAGTAAGCGGCCAAATCTCACAAGCCGACAAGCTGGCTTTCGCCAAGTTCTCGCAGGAAGCGATGATTCACGGGATTACGCATGCCTTTGTCATTGCAACATGGGTGACGGTGGCCGGACTTGCACTGGCCTTCTTCATCCGCAAAACATCGCCGCAGCCGGATTTTCTGAAGACCGGGAACGAAACTGTGACTGAAAAAGAATAA